From the genome of Ziziphus jujuba cultivar Dongzao chromosome 6, ASM3175591v1, one region includes:
- the LOC112493411 gene encoding uncharacterized protein LOC112493411, which produces MATKTSQPKKYDVFLSFRGEDTRLNFTDHLYKALSDNRIFTFRDDKKLGRGKDVGPELLKAIEDSTFAIVVFSVDYASSTWCLIELAKIVECKKKLGLIVLPVFYHVEIDDVKEQTGKFGEAFAKHYKTDSEDEIRKVNQWREALTEVAISMNRWHIKERSETKASEEIVEVVLKELNLTFSTSNNDLVGMASRMEKVHALLNITQLEVVLTLGIWGMAGIGKTTIAEHVKTEISDKFDACAFITNVREEFEKNGIIHLQNTLYKYLLNHEANIQHVEMGRNVLRNRLWSRRVLIILDDVDKLEQIEDLVGSAEQQHGWLGPGSRVIVTTRNKHLLKTYGENNIHEVNSLSDNEALQLFSRKAFKRNRPFDDFVNLSHNFVKYADGKPLALKVLGSFLFGSDMDKWKATLNKFNELQVRNSMESNNGKATSKKNPEQRIFHVLQISFDGLDDDQKEIFLDIACFFKGKEEYLVKKILQGCGLHPTIDIRLLIEKSLIIMMGNKLWMHDLLQQFGQYIVRQQCPEEPGKRSRIWFHEDAHNVLEKNTGTEAVKGIFLNLPKNVELNLSTVRVDPILQMKNLRLLKFPNVHFPKCVGYLPKELRLLEWHGYPQKSMPLSFCPNKLVELNMSSSHIERLWKETTHDLEMLISINLTKCLHLSQIPNLKRASNLEKLILEDCIGLSKVHPSIGELKQLVLLNLKGCESLKSLPQGINLESLETFILSGCKKLTKFPEIVGNMDRLSELYLDGTAIKELPISIEHLSGLILLNLRDCKSILKLPNELCRLTSLKNLDISGCSLVEQLPENIGHLEQLENLSAGRTAIRKVPPSFVLLKKLKALCFCECGGVAYTSCWSVLSCCLLPRDESIHFQLPNSLFSHLISLRSLCLRKCNLRENAIPEDIGCLSSLKLLDLSENSFASLPESISQLFNLRNLHLNGCERLESLPKLPLSVKHVFAHGCPILKNSNSQISIWTSDRGLTVIHYDTPDEDASADLPFFGEHNEMIFSKQLEDNIYNGEIPLKYDFICTRIPEWCSQKNNRSSIRIQIPLEDNGKTWIGFAIFTVFIIQEGGILNENGKLENAYFSFETDKADLGNEQFVLDHSRITRTGSYGVCIYVPQAKFAEQLNKASHVAASISTENSHIMADKCGIHIAFNKDVPDFSRRLSQIISESMMFKYKCGRKRIKATKFETSKCDEEIQSNQHKQIKRESYRSSTESDSARKTRRHLEWLVPILIQRCYAHNYGFAFNFHLKAIPTWFFHHSVAPFTVCYLPMNLFDEKPWVGFCLYVLLTWPNDSLDLETPSELDFEFQAHGDGGEISRINYTISIKHKLLLLNIPRVYFKFIPNQCRAVSAMFRTKIQNLEIEMCGIRLVSEQDLKTVVQMIADITLSSYPHHFCYEEFGKFPEDSSSAVEFTVPKVEIPIDFDYYERDSLKEFLSSTKRICHFSFTSKEKVERPHFESSYQIIPACTPKDSSPVFINLQIVAENALKVCDPIKWQKGIEETLKRLIGFDVVITLILQGHIISVFKPFNPFSNYNLCFPRKEILDWFEGYKVRKRNMDITLPPNLSADHNWRGIAVCVSFSVHEHPTAIRDYKILQHAFGLRCHLNTEEYCFHPPMFHTNKFKFIWLHIRGFIWLTYIPSYEFAGHLNGQSILEINIFNECPGVAITNLGARFLYQQDVEELTQSIAKCRSSIFDNLDPIRQTMAHQHCECYFHFDHDCSLHYLAGIAAYCGFENENPSLAAKTESIYPRKTGVDFDRGMIYDSCFPPTEILDWFRLHSTGSSLTIQLPPSLYGDGNWIGLALCAYFSDLQHQEIPHRLTCQMKTEKVGLESQHEFQITNEELKKLNSGEFIWMSYIPRRWFSDRLKHCSLIEASFESDRQKLSAYKCGARLLYQHDEEEFKQTINHCMASFSDSISDRFTQQASTRKTGRTLKQTEAEDKGKRTQQ; this is translated from the exons ATGGCGACCAAAACATCTCAACCGAAAAAGTATGATGTGTTTCTGAGTTTCAGAGGTGAAGACACTCGCCTGAATTTCACAGACCATTTATACAAGGCTTTGAGTGACAACCGAATTTTTACCTTCCGGGATGATAAGAAACTTGGAAGGGGAAAGGACGTGGGACCGGAACTTTTGAAAGCGATTGAAGACTCAACATTTGCAATCGTAGTATTTTCCGTGGACTATGCTTCTTCAACTTGGTGTTTGATTGAGCTTGCGAAGATTGTTGAATGTAAGAAAAAGCTGGGTCTGATTGTTCTTCCAGTTTTCTATCATGTAGAAATAGATGACGTCAAGGAACAAACAGGGAAGTTTGGAGAGGCCTTTGCTAAGCATTACAAAACAGATTCGGAAGATGAAATCAGGAAGGTGAACCAGTGGAGGGAGGCTTTGACTGAAGTGGCCATCAGCATGAATAGATGGCATATCAAAGAAAG GAGTGAGACAAAAGCTAGCGAGGAAATTGTCGAAGTGGTTCTAAAAGAATTGAATCTGACATTCTCAACCAGTAACAATGACCTTGTTGGAATGGCTTCTCGCATGGAGAAAGTACATGCCCTGTTGAATATTACCCAGTTGGAGGTTGTTCTCACATTAGGGATATGGGGTATGGCAGGAATTGGCAAAACCACCATTGCTGAGCATGTTAAAACAGAGATTTCTGACAAATTTGATGCTTGTGCTTTCATAACCAATGtaagagaggaatttgaaaaaaatggcATAATCCATTTACAAAATACCCTCTACAAATACTTGTTGAACCATGAAGCAAACATACAGCATGTTGAAATGGGAAGAAATGTTTTGAGGAACAGATTATGGTCTAGAAGGGTGCTTATTATTTTAGATGATGTTGACAAGTTGGAACAAATAGAAGATTTAGTTGGGAGTGCTGAACAACAACATGGTTGGTTAGGTCCAGGGAGTAGAGTCATTGTGACTACTAGAAATAAGCACTTGTTGAAGACATATGGAGAGAATAACATACATGAGGTTAATAGTCTATCTGATAATGAAGCTCTTCAGCTCTTTTCTAGGAAAGCCTTCAAGAGAAATCGCCCTTTTGATGATTTTGTAAATCTGTCTCACAACTTTGTCAAATATGCTGATGGTAAACCTTTAGCTCTTAAAGTGTTGGGTTCATTCTTATTTGGGAGTGACATGGATAAATGGAAAGCCACATTAAATAAGTTTAATGAGCTTCAGGTAAGGAATTCAATGGAAAGCAACAATGGGAAAGCCACATCAAAGAAAAATCCTGAGCAAAGAATTTTTCATGTGCTTCAGATAAGTTTCGATGGATTGGATGATGATCAGAAGGAAATATTCTTAGACATAGCATGTTTCTTCAAGGGAAAGGAAGAATATCTTGTAAAAAAGATATTACAAGGTTGTGGACTTCATCCGACAATCGATATAAGATTGCTAATTGAGAAATCGCTGATAATTATGATGGGAAATAAATTATGGATGCATGATTTATTACAACAATTCGGTCAGTACATTGTTCGTCAACAATGCCCTGAGGAGCCGGGTAAGCGCAGCAGGATATGGTTTCATGAGGATGCACATAATGTGCTTGAGAAAAATACG GGAACAGAAGCTGTCAAAGGCATATTCCTTAATTTGCCTAAGAACGTAGAGCTAAACTTGAGTACTGTACGTGTTGATCCAATCTTACAGATGAAAAACCTAAGATTGTTGAAATTCCCAAACGTACACTTTCCTAAATGTGTTGGATATCTTCCTAAAGAGTTACGACTTTTGGAGTGGCATGGATATCCCCAAAAATCTATGCCATTAAGCTTTTGTCCAAATAAACTTGTTGAACTCAACATGTCTAGCAGCCACATTGAAAGACTATGGAAGGAAACTACA CATGATTTGGAAATGTTAATCTCAATCAATCTTACCAAGTGCCTCCACTTGAGCCAAATCCCGAACCTCAAAAGAGCATCCAATCTTGAAAAGCTGATTCTTGAAGATTGTATAGGATTATCAAAAGTTCATCCATCAATTGGGGAACTCAAACAACTTGTTTTACTAAATTTGAAAGGCTGTGAATCTCTCAAGAGCCTTCCGCAAGGTATCAACTTAGAATCTCTTGAAACTTTTATTCTTTCAGGATGCAAAAAACTTACAAAGTTTCCAGAGATTGTGGGAAATATGGATCGTTTGTCAGAACTTTATTTGGATGGGACCGCTATTAAAGAGCTGCCAATATCAATTGAGCACTTAAGTGGCCTTATTTTGTTGAATCTAAGAGATTGCAAGAGCATTTTGAAACTTCCAAATGAACTTTGCCGCTTGACATCTCTGAAAAATCTGGATATATCAGGATGTTCACTTGTTGAGCAACTTCCAGAAAACATAGGGCACTTGGAACAATTGGAGAATCTTAGTGCAGGTAGAACTGCAATTAGAAAAGTACCACCTTCCTTTGTACTTCTGAAAAAACTTAAAGCCCTATGTTTTTGTGAATGTGGAGGTGTGGCATATACATCATGCTGGTCTGTTCTCAGTTGTTGTTTGTTGCCTAGGGATGAATCCATCCATTTCCAGTTACCTAATTCGTTGTTTTCTCATTTAATCTCTTTGAGATCATTATGTCTAAGAAAATGCAATCTACGAGAGAATGCAATCCCTGAAGATATTGGTTGTTTGTCATCACTCAAGCTCTTAGATTTGAGTGAAAACAGTTTTGCAAGCTTACCTGAAAGCATCTCTCAACTTTTTAATCTTAGGAATCTTCATCTGAATGGGTGTGAGCGGCTTGAATCATTGCCAAAGCTTCCATTGAGTGTAAAACATGTATTTGCACATGGATGTCCTATATTGAAAAATTCAAACAGTCAAATATCAATATGGACCTCTGATAGGGGATTGACTGTAATACATTATGATACCCCAGATGAGGATGCTTCTGCAGATTTACCTTTTTTTGGTGAACATAATGAAATGATTTTTTCCAAACAGCTTGAG GACAATATTTACAATGGGGAAATTCCACTGAAATATGACTTTATCTGTACAAGAATTCCTGAGTGGTGcagtcaaaaaaataataggTCTTCAATAAGAATCCAAATACCTCTTGAGGATAATGGTAAAACGTGGATTGGATTTGCCATATTTACCGTATTTATAATTCAGGAAGGTGGCATCCTTAATGAAAATGGGAAGCTCGAAAATgcttattttagttttgaaaccGATAAAGCAGATCTTGGAAATGAGCAGTTTGTCCTGGATCATAGCCGGATTACGAGGACTGGATCATATGGAGTTTGTATCTATGTTCCACAAGCTAAATTCGCTGAACAGTTGAACAAAGCAAGTCATGTTGCAGCTTCAATTTCAACCGAAAATTCACATATAATGGCAGATAAGTGTGGGATACATATAGCGTTTAACAAAGATGTGCCAGACTTTAGCAGAAGATTAAGTCAAATAATAAGTGAAAGTATGATGTTCAAATATAAATGTGGAAGAAAACGAATAAAGGCAACTAAATTTGAAACATCTAAGTGTGACGAAGAAATTCAATCCAATCAGCATAAACAAATCAAACGAGAAAGCTACAGAAGTAGTACTGAGTCTGATTCAGCCAGGAAGACGAGAAGACATCTAGAATGGTTGGTTCCAATACTTATTCAG AGGTGCTATGCACACAACTATGGATTTGCTTTCAATTTTCATCTGAAAGCAATTCCGACCTGGTTCTTCCATCACAGCGTGGCTCCTTTCACAGTTTGTTACCTTCCTATGAACTTATTCGATGAGAAGCCATGGGTAGGATTTTGTCTTTATGTTCTACTTACTTGGCCTAACGATTCTTTGGATTTAGAAACTCCATCTGAgcttgattttgaatttcaagcCCATGGAGATGGTGGTGAAATATCTCGAATAAATTATACCATTTCCATTAAACATAAACTTCTATTGTTGAATATTCCACGAGTTTATTTCAAGTTCATTCCGAATCAATGTCGAGCAGTAAGTGCTATGTTTAGGACGAAGATCCAAAATTTGGAGATCGAAATGTGCGGCATCCGACTAGTAAGTGAGCAAGATTTGAAAACTGTAGTTCAAATGATAGCTGACATCACGTTAAGTAGTTATCCCCATCATTTTTGCTATGAAGAATTTGGAAAATTTCCGGAAGATTCCTCTAGTGCTGTTGAATTTACTGTGCCCAAAGTAGAGATACCTATCGATTTTGACTATTATGAAAG GGATTCTTTGAAAGAGTTTCTGTCAAGTACTAAACGAATCTGTCACTTTTCTTTTACATCAAAGGAAAAAGTGGAACGGCCTCATTTTGAATCTTCCTATCAAATAATTCCAGCATGCACCCCAAAAGATTCAAGTCCTGTTTTCATCAACTTACAGATTGTGGCAGAGAATGCCCTTAAAGTATGTGATCCAATAAAGTGGCAAAAAGGTATTGAGGAAACTCTTAAACGACTCATCGGGTTTGATGTTGTCATCACTCTCATTCTCCAAGGACATATCATATCTGTTTTCAAACCTTTTAATCCTTTCTCAAATTACAACTTATGTTTCCCACGAAAGGAAATTCTGGATTGGTTTGAAGGTTATAAGGTTAGAAAGCGGAACATGGATATCACATTGCCTCCAAATCTGAGTGCAGATCATAATTGGAGGGGGATAGCCGTATGTGTTTCTTTTTCAGTTCATGAGCATCCAACTGCCATTCGTGATTATAAGATTTTACAACATGCTTTTGGACTAAGATGCCATTTGAATACAGAAGAATATTGCTTTCATCCCCCCATGTTTCACACCAATAAGTTCAAATTCATTTGGTTACATATACGGGGATTCATTTGGTTAACCTACATACCAAGTTATGAGTTTGCAGGCCACTTGAATGGGCAAAGCATTTTAGAGATTAACATTTTTAATGAGTGTCCTGGTGTGGCTATAACGAATCTAGGTGCACGTTTTTTGTACCAGCAAGATGTGGAAGAACTTACACAATCTATAGCCAAATGCAGGAGCTCAATCTTTGACAATTTGGATCCCATTCGTCAAACTATGGCTCATCAACACTGTGAATGCTATTTTCACTTCGACCATGATTGTTCTTTGCACTATTTGGCTGGTATTGCCGCATATTGTGGCTTTGAAAATGAAAACCCATCTCTTGCAGCTAAAACAGAATCCATTTACCCAAGAAAAACTGGAGTG GACTTTGATCGCGGCATGATATATGACTCATGTTTCCCACCTACTGAAATTCTAGACTGGTTCAGACTTCACAGTACTGGCTCTTCATTGACAATTCAGCTGCCACCAAGTCTATATGGTGATGGTAATTGGATAGGATTAGCTCTGTGTGCATATTTTTCAGACCTCCAACATCAAGAAATTCCTCATAGGCTTACTTGCCAAATGAAAACTGAGAAGGTTGGTCTAGAATCTCAGCATGAGTTCCAAATAACCAATGAGGAATTGAAGAAGCTAAATAGTGGAGAATTCATATGGATGTCCTATATACCACGTCGCTGGTTTTCAGATCGGTTGAAGCACTGCAGTCTTATTGAGGCTTCGTTTGAAAGTGATAGACAAAAGCTATCTGCTTATAAGTGTGGTGCGCGTCTTCTATACCAGCATGATGAAGAAGAGTTTAAGCAGACAATAAACCACTGCATGGCCTCATTTTCTGACAGTATATCAGACAGGTTTACTCAACAAGCCTCAACGAGAAAAACTGGAAGGACTTTGAAACAAACAGAAGCAGAAGATAAAGGTAAACGTACTCAGCAATAA
- the LOC107430342 gene encoding TMV resistance protein N, whose translation MAMKTSSSLSSRWKYDVFLSFRGEDTRKSFTDHLYKSLSDKIIYTFRDDKKLERGKDVAPELLKAIEESRFAVVILSKDYASSTWCLVELANIVECKKKQGLIVLPVFYHVEPKDVREQTGEFGEAFAKHYKTDSEDDMRKVKEWREALTEVASNIGERPWHIKERVSTTNGEGDFSQTWSNPEPHGPEIEVNEDIVRVVLEKLNLTFSTSNNDLIGMASRLEKMHALLNITQTKIVLTVGIWGMAGIGKTTIAEQVKKEISHKFDACAFIPSVKEKFEKNGIIYLQNLLYNYLLDHEGNIQHVEMGRNVLRNRLWSRRVLIILDDVDKLEQIEDLVGSPEQQHGWLGPGSRVIVTTKDKHLLKTYGENNIYEVGSLNDNEALQLFSRKAFKRNYPLEGFVQLSHRFVDYANRHPLALKVLGSFLFKSDMDKWKATLNKFNELTIRNSIESNNGKTTSKKTPEQQIFHVLEISFDGLDDDQKEIFLDIACFFKGEKEYLVKKILKACGFHPMIDIKLLIEKSLITMIGGKLWMHDLLQQFGQYIVYRESCEEPGKRSRIWSHQDACDVLENNTGTDAVKGIFLSFPKNEELNLSTVRVDPILQMKNLRLLKFQNVVFPKCVGYLPNELRLLEWHAYPQKSMPSSFCPNKLVELNMSNSRIEQLWKETTHDLELLISINLSHCVYLNQIPDLERVPNLERLILEGCKGLSEVHPSIGELKKLVILNLKGCESLKHLSQCISLESLQTLILSGCTTLTKFPEIVGNMDCLSQLYLDGTAIKELPISIEHLSGLILLNLRDCKSLLKLPDELCSLTSLKTLDISGCTHVEHLPENIGSLEQLETLDGSRTAIRKAPSYKILLKNLKCLRFAECSGVAHRSWWSAFGCCLLPMEEPIHFQLPNPLSAHFISLTLLCLRKCNLPNEAIPKDISCLSSLKLLDLGENNFTRLPDSISQLFNLRHLFLNECKKLESLPKLPLSVKHVYVRGCPKLKHSNDKMTIWTSDRGFTRIYYQDSDKEAAMDVYKFREHVETLYSKDLEDYFSDEEMPLKFAFACTRIPEWCSQQNIGASSRIQLPLEDNGKTWMGFAIFAEFRYELDWRLENAYFHFETDKGDLGNEHFVMDRSWISSFDLSYGVCIYIPRAKFEKELSKASHVSASISTDKSHIKADMCGMHLLFNKDVPEFSKNLAEIVSSGINFNDIKGRKEIKATEFETSDGANIQSNPHKQVKEENCKSSTQSDSDTKTRRDLEWLVRILLRRCDAHNYGFAFHFPLKAIPTWFFHHSAAPFVVSYLPMNLSDEKPWIGFCLYVLLTWPNNLDSQTPLGLDCEFQIHGDGGTKSTKCTISIKHKLVLLNTPRVYVKAMSNQCLVVSASFRVSIPEVEVEMCGIRQVNEQDLENVIQMITDIASSSRDFCYEELGNPSGAVEFGEPEVEIPIDFEYCERQVPQYFYYGMHS comes from the exons ATGGCGATGAAAACATCTTCAAGTTTATCTTCACGGTGGAAGTATGATGTGTTTCTCAGTTTCAGAGGCGAAGACACTCGTAAAAGTTTCACAGACCACTTATACAAGTCTTTGAGcgacaaaataatttatacatttaGGGACGATAAGAAGCTTGAAAGAGGAAAGGACGTGGCACCGGAACTTTTGAAAGCAATTGAAGAATCAAGATTTGCAGTTGTCATTTTATCCAAAGACTATGCTTCTTCAACTTGGTGTTTGGTTGAACTTGCAAATATTGTTGAATGTAAGAAAAAACAGGGTCTGATTGTTCTTCCAGTTTTCTATCATGTAGAACCAAAGGATGTAAGAGAACAAACAGGGGAGTTTGGAGAGGCGTTTGCTAAGCATTATAAAACAGATTCGGAGGATGATATGAGGAAGGTGAAGGAATGGAGGGAGGCTTTGACTGAAGTAGCCAGCAACATAGGCGAAAGGCCTTGGCATATCAAAGAAAG GGTCAGTACTACGAATGGGGAGGGGGATTTCAGCCAAACATGGTCAAATCCAGAACCTCACGG GCCTGagatagaagttaatgaggaTATTGTTAGAgttgttttggaaaaattgaatCTGACATTCTCAACTAGTAACAATGACCTTATTGGAATGGCTTCTCGTCTAGAGAAAATGCATGCTCTGTTGAATATTACCCAAACAAAGATTGTTCTCACAGTAGGGATATGGGGTATGGCAGGGATTGGCAAAACCACCATTGCTGAACAAGTTAAAAAAGAGATTTCTCACAAATTTGATGCTTGTGCTTTCATACCCAGTGTAAAagagaaatttgaaaaaaatggtataatctATTTACAAAATCTTCTCTACAATTACCTGTTGGACCATGAAGGAAATATACAACATGTTGAAATGGGAAGAAATGTTTTGAGGAACAGATTATGGTCTAGAAGGGTGCTTATTATTTTAGATGATGTTGACAAGTTGGAACAAATAGAAGATTTAGTTGGGAGTCCTGAACAACAACATGGTTGGTTAGGTCCTGGGAGTAGAGTCATTGTGACAACTAAAGATAAGCACTTGTTGAAGACATATGGAGAGAATAACATATATGAGGTTGGTAGTCTAAATGATAATGAAGCTCTTCAGCTCTTTTCTAGGAAAGCCTTCAAAAGAAACTACCCTTTAGAAGGTTTTGTGCAGCTGTCTCACAGGTTTGTTGATTATGCTAATCGTCATCCTTTAGCTCTTAAAGTTTTGGGTTCTTTCCTATTTAAGAGTGACATGGATAAATGGAAAGCCACATTAAATAAGTTTAATGAGCTTACGATAAGGAATTCAATAGAAAGCAACAATGGGAAGACCACATCAAAGAAAACTCCTGAACAACAAATATTTCATGTGCTTGAGATAAGTTTTGATGGATTGGATGATGATCAGAAGGAAATATTTTTAGACATAGCATGTTTCTTCAAAGGAGAGAAAGAATATCTTGTCAAAAAGATATTGAAAGCTTGCGGATTTCATCCGATGATCGATATAAAGTTGCTGATTGAGAAATCTCTGATAACCATGATAGGAGGTAAATTATGGATGCATGATTTATTACAACAATTTGGTCAGTACATTGTTTATCGAGAATCTTGTGAGGAGCCTGGTAAACGCAGCAGGATATGGTCTCATCAAGATGCATGTGATGTGCTTGAGAATAATACG GGAACAGATGCTGTCAAAGGCATATTCCTTAGTTTTCCTAAGAATGAAGAGCTAAATTTGAGTACAGTACGTGTTGACCCAATTTTACAGATGAAAAACCTAAGATTGTTGAAGTTTCAGAATGTGGTGTTTCCTAAATGTGTTGGATATCTTCCTAATGAGTTACGACTTTTGGAATGGCATGCATATCCTCAGAAATCTATGCCATCAAGTTTTTGTCCAAATAAACTTGTTGAACTCAACATGTCTAACAGCCGCATTGAACAACTTTGGAAGGAAACTACA CATGATTTGGAACTGTTAATATCAATCAATCTTAGCCATTGTGTGTACTTGAACCAAATCCCGGACCTCGAAAGGGTTCCCAATCTTGAAAGGCTGATTCTTGAAGGTTGCAAAGGATTATCAGAAGTTCACCCATCAATTGGAGAGCTCAAGAAACTTGTTATACTTAACTTGAAAGGCTGTGAATCACTCAAGCATCTTTCCCAATGCATCAGCTTAGAATCTCTCCAAACTCTCATTCTTTCAGGATGCACAACACTTACTAAGTTTCCTGAGATTGTGGGAAATATGGATTGTTTGTCGCAACTCTATTTGGATGGGACCGCAATTAAAGAGCTGCCAATATCAATTGAGCACTTAAGTGGCCTTATTTTGTTGAATCTAAGAGATTGCAAGAGCCTTTTGAAACTTCCAGATGAACTTTGCAGCTTGACATCTCTGAAAACTCTGGATATATCAGGATGTACACATGTTGAGCATCTTCCAGAAAATATAGGGAGCTTGGAACAATTGGAGACTCTTGACGGAAGTAGAACTGCAATAAGAAAAGCACCATCCTACAAAATACTTCTGAAAAACCTTAAATGCCTTCGTTTTGCCGAATGTTCTGGTGTGGCACATAGATCATGGTGGTCTGCTTTCGGTTGCTGCTTGTTGCCGATGGAAGAACCCATCCATTTCCAGTTACCTAATCCATTGTCTGCTCATTTTATCTCTTTGACATTATTATGTCTGAGGAAATGCAATCTTCCAAATGAAGCAATCCCAAAAGATATCAGTTGTTTGTCATCGCTCAAACTTTTAGATTTGGGTGAAAACAATTTTACGAGGTTACCTGATAGCATTTCTCAACTTTTTAATCTTAGACATCTTTTTTTGAATGAGTGTAAGAAGCTTGAATCCTTGCCAAAACTGCCATTGAGTGTAAAACATGTATATGTACGTGGATGTCCTAAGCTGAAACATTCAAACGATAAAATGACAATTTGGACTTCTGATAGGGGATTCACTCGCATATATTATCAGGACTCAGACAAGGAGGCGGCTATGGATGTATATAAGTTCAGAGAACACGTTGAAACGCTCTACTCCAAAGATCTTGAG GACTATTTTTCTGATGAAGAAATGCCATTGAAATTTGCCTTTGCCTGTACAAGAATTCCTGAGTGGTGCAGTCAACAAAATATTGGGGCTTCATCAAGAATCCAACTGCCTTTGGAGGATAATGGTAAAACATGGATGGGATTTGCCATATTTGCTGAATTCCGTTATGAATTAGATTGGAGGTTAGAAAAtgcttattttcattttgaaacCGATAAAGGAGATCTTGGAAATGAGCATTTTGTCATGGATCGTAGCTGGATTTCAAGCTTTGATTTGTCATATGGAGTTTGCATCTATATTCCGCGAGCAAAATTCGAGAAAGAGTTGAGCAAAGCAAGTCATGTTTCTGCTTCAATTTCAACAGACAAATCACATATAAAGGCAGATATGTGTGGGATGCATTTATTGTTTAACAAGGATGTGCCAGAATTTAGTAAAAACTTAGCTGAAATAGTAAGTAGTGGTATAAATTTTAACGATattaaaggaagaaaagaaataaaggcAACTGAATTTGAAACATCTGATGGGGCCAATATTCAATCCAACCCacataaacaagtcaaagaagAGAACTGCAAAAGTTCTACTCAGTCAGATTCAGACACTAAGACGAGAAGAGATCTAGAATGGTTGGTTCGAATACTCCTTCGG CGATGTGATGCACATAACTATggttttgcttttcattttccTCTAAAAGCAATTCCAACCTGGTTCTTCCATCACAGTGCAGCTCCCTTTGTAGTTTCTTACCTTCCTATGAACTTATCTGATGAGAAGCCATGGATAGGATTTTGCCTATATGTTCTACTTACTTGGCCTAACAATTTGGATTCACAAACTCCACTAGGCCTTGATTGCGAATTTCAAATCCATGGAGATGGTGGTACAAAGTCAACAAAGTGTACCATCTCCATTAAACATAAACTCGTATTACTGAATACCCCACGAGTTTATGTCAAAGCAATGTCGAATCAATGTCTAGTGGTAAGTGCTTCATTTAGGGTGAGTATTCCTGAAGTGGAGGTTGAAATGTGTGGGATCCGACAAGTAAATGAGCAAGATTTGGAAAATGTAATACAAATGATAACTGACATCGCCTCAAGTAGTCGTGATTTTTGCTATGAAGAACTTGGTAATCCCTCCGGTGCTGTTGAATTTGGTGAGCCTGAAGTGGAGATACCTATCGATTTTGAATATTGTGAAAGGCAAGTTCCCCAATACTTTTATTATGGTATGCattcataa